The Faecalibacter sp. LW9 genome has a segment encoding these proteins:
- a CDS encoding NAD-dependent epimerase/dehydratase family protein — MIFVTGGTGLVGSHLLLQLIDQGKKVRALKRSTSNTRAVEAFFKRNKAQEIFHKIEWIDGDILDVTFLPQALQGVETIIHTAAHVSFNEAEEDQVIATNVNGTEALVNEAIESGVKEFIYLSSIAAMDDVNPVTKCIDESSTWNTEAKHSAYTFSKYRAEMEVWRGSQEGLNVIVLNPSVIIGSFDGKRESERIFEDHLINQYAPSGGTGFVDVRDVVSILCKTLENKLFQQKFIINAENLPYEEVLKLIAEKKQKEIQKISNPTLKVIQVASQINQLFGGQTLNHATYKALTTFTKYDNRKVIQALDYTFIPIKEAIHYHYKNYQEIISSK, encoded by the coding sequence ATGATATTTGTAACAGGAGGTACAGGGTTAGTGGGGAGCCACTTATTACTTCAATTAATTGATCAAGGAAAAAAAGTTCGTGCTTTAAAACGATCTACTTCGAACACTAGAGCTGTTGAAGCATTTTTCAAACGAAATAAAGCCCAAGAAATTTTTCATAAAATCGAATGGATTGATGGCGATATCTTAGACGTTACATTTTTACCTCAAGCATTACAAGGGGTCGAGACTATTATTCACACTGCCGCACATGTCAGTTTTAATGAAGCAGAAGAAGATCAGGTTATAGCGACTAATGTTAACGGGACAGAAGCTTTAGTCAATGAAGCCATTGAATCAGGAGTGAAAGAATTTATATATTTAAGTTCAATTGCTGCTATGGATGATGTTAATCCTGTTACGAAATGTATTGATGAAAGTTCGACATGGAATACGGAAGCCAAACATTCGGCCTATACATTTTCTAAATACCGCGCTGAAATGGAAGTATGGCGAGGTTCACAAGAAGGATTAAATGTCATTGTGCTTAATCCCTCTGTCATTATTGGATCATTTGATGGCAAACGAGAAAGTGAGCGCATTTTCGAAGATCATTTAATCAATCAATACGCTCCATCGGGAGGAACTGGCTTCGTTGATGTTCGTGATGTTGTATCCATTCTATGTAAAACCCTAGAGAATAAATTATTTCAACAGAAATTCATCATTAATGCTGAGAATTTACCTTACGAAGAAGTTTTAAAACTGATTGCTGAAAAGAAACAAAAAGAAATTCAAAAAATTTCCAATCCCACATTAAAGGTTATACAAGTAGCTTCTCAAATCAACCAATTATTTGGCGGTCAAACTTTAAATCACGCGACTTATAAAGCGTTAACAACCTTTACCAAGTATGATAATCGCAAAGTAATTCAAGCCTTAGATTATACATTTATACCAATCAAAGAAGCAATCCATTACCATTATAAAAACTATCAAGAAATTATTTCTTCTAAATAA
- the deoC gene encoding deoxyribose-phosphate aldolase, whose amino-acid sequence MSIKTYLDSTYLKTPEQAGISNSDTLDKVRALAVEAMENGIYAVMIRPDYVRSVRELLDENKSDVILGTVIGFHEGTYDLNEKLREAQKAIADGADELDFVVNFEAFKKGEIEKVTEEIETCTTVALREGRVVKWIIETAALSDEQIVAITQLIRDIVLEKIGEQYASHVFVKSSTGFYKTPNGEPNGANEHVIQLMLDNAGPLPVKASGGVRNIEEAKKMIRLGVKRIGTSSALAIANGEQTSGGY is encoded by the coding sequence ATGAGTATTAAAACATATTTAGACTCGACGTATCTTAAAACTCCAGAGCAAGCCGGAATTTCAAATTCTGATACTTTGGATAAAGTAAGGGCTTTAGCAGTAGAAGCTATGGAAAATGGAATCTATGCTGTTATGATTCGCCCGGACTATGTGCGCTCGGTTCGTGAATTGTTAGATGAAAATAAATCAGATGTGATATTAGGAACTGTTATTGGTTTTCATGAAGGAACATATGATTTAAACGAAAAATTAAGAGAAGCCCAAAAAGCAATTGCTGATGGAGCGGATGAATTGGATTTTGTGGTCAACTTTGAAGCCTTTAAAAAAGGGGAAATAGAAAAAGTGACTGAAGAAATTGAAACGTGTACAACAGTTGCTCTAAGAGAGGGGCGTGTGGTGAAGTGGATTATTGAAACAGCAGCATTATCGGATGAGCAAATTGTAGCAATCACACAATTAATCCGTGATATTGTTTTAGAGAAAATAGGAGAACAATATGCATCTCATGTTTTTGTGAAGTCTTCTACAGGATTTTATAAAACACCAAATGGGGAACCTAATGGAGCGAATGAACATGTGATTCAGTTAATGTTGGACAATGCAGGACCATTACCAGTAAAAGCATCAGGAGGTGTTCGTAATATTGAAGAGGCGAAAAAGATGATTCGTTTAGGTGTAAAACGCATCGGAACTTCTTCAGCTTTAGCGATTGCAAATGGAGAGCAAACTTCAGGAGGATACTAA
- a CDS encoding Lrp/AsnC ligand binding domain-containing protein: protein MRIHENGQVELDGIDKLILNAFMEDANIPVSQLAKELSISNTAVHQRIKKLENSGLINSTKTIINPNVLGYSTMSFVGVFMDKPSSYKTVIRSLEEIPEVVEAHFTTGNYGIFLKLLCKDNMHLMNVLNQKIQQIDGVTRTETIISLEQTINRQIKL, encoded by the coding sequence ATGAGAATTCATGAAAATGGTCAAGTAGAGCTTGATGGAATTGATAAGTTAATCCTTAATGCATTTATGGAAGATGCAAACATTCCTGTCTCTCAATTGGCTAAAGAATTGTCAATTTCGAATACAGCGGTGCATCAACGCATCAAAAAGTTAGAAAATTCTGGTCTGATTAATTCTACTAAAACGATTATTAACCCCAATGTATTAGGGTACTCAACAATGTCATTTGTCGGTGTTTTCATGGATAAACCATCTTCTTACAAAACGGTGATTCGTTCATTGGAAGAAATTCCAGAAGTTGTCGAAGCACACTTTACAACAGGGAATTATGGAATTTTCTTGAAGTTATTGTGTAAAGATAATATGCATTTGATGAATGTGTTGAATCAGAAAATTCAACAAATTGACGGGGTGACTCGTACAGAAACGATTATTTCGTTAGAACAAACAATTAATAGACAAATCAAACTTTAA
- a CDS encoding NADP-dependent isocitrate dehydrogenase → MMSKSKIIYTLTDEAPMLATYSLLPIVKAFTSTADIEVETRDISLAGRILANFPEFLKDDQKIGDALAELGELAKTPEANIIKLPNISASIPQLTAAIAELQAHGYAVPNYPADAATEEEKAIKAKYAKVLGSAVNPVLREGNSDRRAPKAVKNYAKKHPHSMGAWSADSKTKVAHMEGGDFYGTEQSVTVENDSQFKIEFVGKDGSVKELKGLAPLKAGEVIDTSVMNLAALKAFVKQTKEEAKEAGVLLSAHLKATMMKVSDPIIFGAVVSVYFEDVFTQFADLFAELGVNPNNGLGELYNKIAGHAQEAEVKAAIDATIANGPAIAMVNSDKGITNLHVPSDVIVDASMPAMIRTSGQMWNAEGKQQDTFAIIPDRNYAGVYQATIEDCKANGALDPTTMGSVPNVGLMAQKAEEYGSHDKTFQAEAEGAIRVVDAEGNVIMEQAVETGDIFRMCQAKDAPIKDWVKLAVTRARLSETPAVFWLDENRAHDREMIAKVNKYLPEFDTTGLDIRIMNPVDATKFSLERIRQGLDTISVTGNVLRDYLTDLFPILEVGTSAKMLSIVPLMNGGGLFETGAGGSAPKHIEQFKEEGYLRWDSLGEFLALQASLEHVAQTQGNAKAQVLADALDEANDKFLDTDKSPGRKLGTIDNRGSHFYLAMYWAQALAAQTKDAEIAAKFAPVAEAMTAQEEAIVAELIGAQGTAQDIKGYYQPDYAATSAAMRPSATLNAIVDAI, encoded by the coding sequence ATAATGTCAAAGTCAAAAATTATTTACACTCTTACTGATGAGGCGCCTATGTTGGCAACATACTCATTATTACCTATTGTTAAAGCTTTTACTTCTACAGCAGATATCGAGGTTGAAACTCGTGATATCTCTTTAGCAGGAAGAATCTTAGCAAATTTCCCAGAGTTTTTAAAAGACGACCAAAAAATTGGTGATGCCTTAGCAGAATTAGGAGAATTAGCTAAAACTCCAGAAGCTAACATTATCAAATTACCAAATATTTCTGCTTCTATTCCTCAGTTAACAGCTGCTATCGCAGAATTACAAGCTCATGGATACGCTGTACCAAACTATCCTGCTGATGCTGCAACTGAAGAAGAAAAAGCAATCAAAGCGAAATACGCTAAAGTTTTAGGTTCTGCCGTTAACCCAGTTTTACGTGAAGGTAACTCTGACCGTCGTGCGCCTAAAGCAGTTAAGAATTATGCTAAAAAACACCCACACTCAATGGGAGCTTGGTCAGCAGATTCTAAAACAAAAGTTGCTCACATGGAAGGTGGAGATTTCTACGGTACTGAACAATCAGTTACAGTTGAAAATGATTCTCAATTCAAAATCGAATTCGTTGGTAAAGACGGATCTGTTAAAGAATTAAAAGGATTAGCTCCATTAAAAGCAGGTGAAGTTATCGATACATCAGTAATGAACTTAGCTGCTTTAAAAGCTTTCGTTAAACAAACAAAAGAAGAAGCTAAAGAGGCTGGAGTATTATTATCTGCTCACTTAAAAGCAACAATGATGAAAGTTTCAGATCCAATTATTTTTGGAGCTGTGGTTTCTGTTTACTTCGAAGACGTATTTACTCAATTCGCTGATTTATTCGCTGAATTAGGAGTTAATCCTAACAATGGTTTAGGTGAATTATACAACAAAATCGCTGGTCACGCTCAAGAAGCTGAAGTAAAAGCTGCTATCGATGCTACTATTGCTAACGGACCTGCAATTGCAATGGTTAATTCTGACAAAGGAATTACAAACTTACACGTTCCATCTGACGTCATTGTTGATGCTTCTATGCCAGCAATGATCCGTACATCAGGACAAATGTGGAATGCTGAAGGAAAACAACAAGATACTTTCGCGATCATCCCAGACCGTAACTATGCTGGTGTTTACCAAGCTACAATCGAAGATTGTAAAGCTAACGGTGCTTTAGACCCAACAACTATGGGATCTGTTCCTAACGTAGGTTTAATGGCTCAAAAAGCTGAAGAGTACGGTTCTCACGATAAAACTTTCCAAGCAGAAGCTGAAGGAGCAATCCGCGTAGTAGATGCTGAAGGAAATGTAATTATGGAACAAGCGGTTGAGACAGGAGATATTTTCCGTATGTGTCAAGCAAAAGATGCTCCAATCAAAGACTGGGTTAAATTAGCGGTTACTCGTGCTCGTTTATCTGAAACTCCTGCAGTTTTCTGGTTAGACGAAAATCGTGCACACGATAGAGAAATGATTGCTAAAGTAAACAAATACTTACCAGAATTTGATACAACAGGTTTAGATATCCGTATCATGAACCCAGTGGATGCAACTAAATTCTCATTAGAAAGAATCCGTCAAGGTTTAGATACAATTTCTGTTACAGGTAACGTATTACGTGACTACTTAACAGATTTATTCCCAATCTTAGAAGTTGGTACTTCTGCGAAAATGTTATCTATCGTTCCATTAATGAACGGAGGTGGATTATTCGAAACGGGTGCGGGAGGATCTGCTCCAAAACACATCGAGCAATTCAAAGAAGAAGGTTACTTACGTTGGGATTCATTAGGTGAATTCTTAGCATTACAAGCTTCTTTAGAGCACGTAGCGCAAACACAAGGTAACGCAAAAGCACAAGTTTTAGCGGACGCTTTAGATGAGGCGAACGATAAATTCTTAGATACAGACAAATCACCAGGTCGTAAATTAGGAACAATCGATAACCGTGGATCTCACTTCTATTTAGCAATGTACTGGGCTCAAGCATTAGCTGCTCAAACAAAAGATGCTGAAATCGCTGCTAAATTTGCTCCAGTTGCTGAAGCAATGACTGCACAAGAAGAAGCTATTGTAGCTGAATTAATCGGTGCTCAAGGTACTGCACAAGATATCAAAGGTTACTATCAACCAGATTATGCTGCAACTTCTGCTGCAATGCGTCCTTCTGCAACTTTAAATGCAATCGTAGATGCCATCTAA
- a CDS encoding glycosyltransferase family 9 protein, with protein sequence MSFKSQINHYRRTIMKALTGNIGNRFLAEKGKIDPNFKINRVLICRPNQRLGNTLLITPLIQEIITENPQVVIDVFVKSRVAPIVFQNYSQVDQIIELPKKPFKDLINYIKVWFKIRDKKYDLAINVHQESSSGRISTLVSRSKFKLFGDEFLSDPTALEQVHLAKMPVFQFRQFLKFVKGKTIATPYPILNLNLSAAEIATGQKLLDQVNKNSSKKTIAFFTYATGSKCYSSQWWDDLYEQVNPTFSEKYNLIEILPVENISMLNRKLPTFYSKDVREIAAVMNNCELLVAADSGMMHLGVAAPTKTLGLFKAGLVDKYRPYGEGNDMVFVQDDSASKVVEKLKEKLN encoded by the coding sequence ATGAGTTTTAAAAGTCAAATTAACCATTATCGCCGTACGATAATGAAAGCCTTAACAGGTAACATTGGAAATAGATTTTTAGCAGAAAAAGGTAAGATTGATCCAAATTTTAAAATCAATCGTGTGTTGATTTGTCGTCCTAACCAACGCTTAGGAAATACATTATTAATCACACCATTAATACAAGAAATTATTACAGAGAACCCTCAGGTGGTTATTGATGTATTTGTAAAAAGCCGTGTAGCTCCAATTGTTTTTCAAAATTATTCACAAGTCGATCAAATCATCGAATTGCCGAAAAAACCATTTAAAGATTTAATAAATTACATCAAGGTTTGGTTTAAAATTCGAGATAAAAAATATGATCTAGCCATCAACGTTCATCAAGAATCATCATCGGGAAGAATTTCGACTTTGGTGTCACGTTCAAAATTTAAATTATTTGGAGATGAATTTTTATCTGACCCAACTGCTTTAGAACAAGTTCATTTAGCAAAAATGCCGGTATTCCAATTTCGACAGTTTTTAAAATTTGTGAAAGGAAAAACGATAGCAACACCATACCCGATATTAAATCTTAATTTATCGGCAGCAGAAATAGCAACAGGTCAGAAGTTATTAGATCAAGTGAACAAAAATTCAAGTAAAAAAACAATTGCATTTTTCACCTATGCTACTGGTAGTAAGTGTTACAGTTCACAATGGTGGGATGATTTATATGAACAAGTAAATCCTACATTTTCAGAAAAATATAATTTGATTGAAATTTTACCCGTAGAAAATATATCTATGTTGAATCGAAAATTACCAACATTTTATAGCAAAGATGTTCGAGAAATAGCAGCTGTAATGAATAATTGTGAACTATTGGTAGCTGCAGATTCAGGGATGATGCATTTAGGGGTAGCCGCTCCAACGAAAACCTTAGGATTATTTAAAGCGGGGTTAGTGGATAAATATCGTCCTTATGGCGAAGGAAATGATATGGTTTTTGTACAAGATGATAGCGCTTCAAAAGTTGTAGAGAAACTGAAAGAAAAATTAAATTAA
- a CDS encoding SDR family oxidoreductase codes for MQTIENKVAYITGGTKGIGFGIAKALVENGIKVAISGRNLADVEQAKQALGNQNVLALQSDVRNYEDEVKAVEAIVTEFGQLDIVIANAGLGKFAPVDELSLEDWKAMIDTNLTGVFHTMKATVEQLKANKGYYISIASLAGTNFFAQGAGYNASKFGVVGFTQAAMLDLRNYDIKCTTIMPGSVTSHFNDHQPNENDGWKIQPEDLGQMVVDLLKMNPNVLPSKIEVRPTKTK; via the coding sequence ATGCAAACAATAGAAAATAAAGTTGCCTACATTACAGGTGGGACAAAAGGAATCGGTTTTGGAATTGCGAAAGCGTTAGTAGAAAACGGAATTAAAGTAGCTATTTCAGGTCGTAATTTAGCTGATGTTGAACAAGCAAAACAAGCTTTAGGAAATCAGAATGTATTAGCATTACAATCAGATGTTCGAAATTATGAGGATGAGGTAAAAGCCGTTGAAGCAATTGTTACTGAGTTCGGACAATTAGATATTGTAATTGCGAATGCAGGATTGGGAAAATTTGCGCCAGTCGATGAGTTATCTTTAGAAGATTGGAAAGCGATGATCGATACAAACTTAACAGGAGTATTTCACACAATGAAAGCAACAGTTGAGCAATTAAAAGCTAACAAAGGATACTATATTTCGATTGCTTCTTTGGCAGGTACAAATTTCTTTGCGCAAGGTGCTGGTTACAATGCGTCTAAATTTGGAGTGGTAGGATTTACACAAGCAGCAATGTTAGATTTAAGAAATTATGACATCAAATGCACGACGATTATGCCAGGATCTGTAACGTCTCATTTTAACGATCATCAACCGAATGAAAACGATGGTTGGAAAATTCAACCAGAAGATTTAGGGCAAATGGTAGTCGATTTATTAAAAATGAATCCAAATGTACTTCCAAGTAAAATTGAAGTTCGTCCAACGAAAACAAAATAA
- a CDS encoding SH3 domain-containing protein: MKNKLLVLLMSMSAFASAQGIYHVNAVDGLTVRTSISGKKIGKIPYGYQVKVLEKSDPLVIKDDGKSIAGNWVKIDGKSTQIIIDPNFDESYDPQGVYVFDGYLTNQKEFIKQAENKIAKHPALKDYYLATSYKVFAIKGDFFADGVEDDVYRMISPDGNVRIMAINNKKVGSDIYALGGPKDPFGISDYDFDYFYKVPKNTPFWADRNGTKLMNQVSKNDIKIFTYDVLYLNDLQNKGGYIYRYGKKWNILK, from the coding sequence ATGAAAAATAAACTTTTAGTGTTATTGATGTCGATGAGTGCTTTTGCATCGGCACAAGGAATTTATCATGTGAATGCAGTAGATGGATTAACGGTTCGTACAAGCATTAGTGGAAAAAAAATTGGTAAAATTCCATATGGTTATCAAGTAAAAGTTTTAGAAAAATCGGATCCATTGGTGATTAAAGACGACGGAAAATCGATTGCTGGAAATTGGGTAAAAATTGATGGAAAATCAACCCAAATTATTATTGATCCAAATTTTGATGAAAGTTATGATCCGCAAGGGGTATATGTGTTTGATGGTTATTTAACGAATCAAAAGGAATTTATCAAACAAGCGGAAAATAAAATTGCCAAACATCCAGCGTTAAAAGATTATTATTTAGCGACTTCTTATAAAGTTTTTGCTATTAAAGGTGATTTTTTTGCAGATGGTGTAGAAGATGACGTGTATCGTATGATTTCGCCTGATGGAAATGTGCGTATTATGGCTATTAACAATAAAAAAGTAGGAAGTGATATTTATGCACTAGGTGGTCCAAAAGATCCATTTGGTATCTCGGATTACGACTTTGATTATTTCTATAAAGTACCTAAAAATACACCGTTTTGGGCAGATCGAAATGGAACAAAGTTGATGAACCAAGTGTCCAAAAATGACATTAAAATATTTACGTATGATGTGTTATATTTGAATGATTTACAGAACAAAGGAGGCTACATTTACCGTTATGGAAAGAAATGGAATATCCTAAAGTAA
- a CDS encoding enoyl-CoA hydratase/isomerase family protein — translation MTYENLLVEIENRIAVVTLNRLQVLNALNKGLLDDLSAFFDEAKSNDDIRVVILTGAGEKSFVAGADIKEFASFNAEEGQQLAAKGQERVFNKVENFPKPVIAAVNGFALGGGLELAMAAHFRIASTNAKLGLPEVTLGLIPGYGGTQRLPKLIGKGRAMQAIMTADMFTAEKAEQIGLVNEVVEQAELINRAKEIAGKITRNSSIAIAQAINAINASDKENGFDIEIKSFGNLFEEEDFKEGTTAFVEKRKPNFK, via the coding sequence ATGACTTACGAGAATTTATTAGTAGAAATAGAAAATAGAATTGCAGTTGTTACTTTAAATCGTCTACAAGTTTTGAATGCTTTAAACAAAGGATTGCTAGATGATCTATCTGCATTTTTTGATGAAGCGAAATCCAACGATGATATCCGTGTCGTGATCTTAACAGGAGCAGGGGAAAAGTCATTTGTGGCAGGAGCAGACATTAAAGAATTTGCAAGTTTTAATGCAGAAGAAGGTCAACAATTAGCAGCTAAAGGTCAAGAAAGAGTTTTCAACAAAGTAGAGAATTTTCCAAAACCTGTTATCGCTGCCGTTAACGGATTTGCTTTAGGTGGAGGATTAGAATTAGCAATGGCTGCTCATTTCCGTATTGCATCAACCAATGCTAAATTAGGGTTACCAGAAGTAACGCTTGGATTAATCCCTGGATATGGGGGGACACAACGTTTACCTAAATTAATCGGGAAAGGTCGTGCGATGCAAGCCATTATGACAGCTGATATGTTTACAGCCGAAAAGGCAGAACAAATTGGCTTGGTGAATGAAGTGGTGGAACAAGCTGAATTAATCAATCGAGCGAAAGAAATTGCTGGAAAAATCACGCGAAATTCATCTATTGCAATTGCTCAGGCGATTAATGCCATCAATGCATCGGATAAAGAAAATGGATTTGACATCGAAATAAAGAGTTTTGGTAACCTTTTTGAAGAAGAAGACTTCAAGGAAGGAACGACAGCCTTTGTCGAAAAACGAAAACCAAATTTTAAATAA
- a CDS encoding anthranilate synthase component I family protein, which translates to MNLTFQTQSEKRLGDLTTPVQMYLKLRDIFPNALLLESSDYHSKSDANSFICLNPIATIEVNKGIVTEIFSNGETKNYPLQGQELAEVIKNFAIQFKIETEEDLIVNGLFGYIGWDAIPYFETVKFKNEGNEATIPEVRYSFYQNIIVFNHFHNEIQYLEFQNNDTESRFEEIKAIIRNKTFVEYPFQIESEIESNLTDEDFKNIVSQCKQSCFRGDVFQIVPSRQFKQKFSGDEFNVYRVLRSINPSPYLFYFDYGNYKILGSSPEAQLIVRDNQAQIHPIAGTVRRTGSPELDKELTDQLIKDPKENEEHVMLVDLARNDLSRNSKAVTVESYKEIQVFSHVIHMVSKVIADIEPTVNTMKVFADSFPAGTLSGAPKFKAMELLDQYENQNRGIYGGAIGYLGFNGDINMAIAIRTFVSKQNTLYFQAGAGVVSKSIEENELQEVNHKLGALRKAIQLAENI; encoded by the coding sequence ATGAATCTAACATTCCAAACACAATCTGAAAAACGCTTAGGAGATCTAACCACTCCGGTACAGATGTACTTAAAATTGCGTGATATCTTTCCAAATGCTTTGCTTTTAGAAAGTTCGGATTATCATTCAAAATCAGATGCCAACTCTTTTATTTGTCTGAATCCCATTGCGACAATTGAGGTAAATAAAGGAATTGTTACGGAAATCTTTTCGAATGGTGAAACAAAAAATTATCCGTTACAAGGGCAAGAATTAGCAGAAGTCATCAAGAATTTTGCTATTCAATTCAAAATTGAAACGGAAGAAGATTTAATCGTTAATGGGTTATTTGGATACATTGGTTGGGATGCCATTCCGTATTTCGAAACGGTAAAATTTAAGAATGAAGGAAATGAAGCAACGATTCCAGAAGTTCGTTATTCGTTTTATCAAAACATTATTGTTTTCAATCATTTCCACAACGAAATTCAATATTTAGAATTTCAAAATAATGATACCGAATCTCGTTTTGAGGAAATTAAGGCTATCATTCGAAACAAAACTTTTGTGGAATATCCATTCCAAATCGAAAGTGAAATCGAATCCAATTTGACGGACGAAGATTTTAAAAACATCGTGAGTCAATGTAAACAATCGTGTTTTAGAGGAGATGTTTTCCAAATTGTACCGTCAAGACAGTTCAAGCAAAAGTTCTCGGGTGACGAGTTCAATGTTTATCGCGTTTTACGTTCCATCAATCCTTCTCCCTACCTATTTTATTTCGATTATGGAAATTATAAAATCTTAGGATCTTCGCCTGAAGCCCAATTGATTGTTCGCGATAATCAAGCACAAATTCACCCGATTGCTGGAACGGTTCGTCGTACTGGGTCACCAGAATTAGACAAAGAGTTAACCGATCAATTAATAAAAGATCCAAAAGAAAATGAGGAACACGTGATGTTAGTTGATTTGGCTCGAAATGATTTAAGTAGAAATTCGAAAGCAGTTACTGTAGAATCTTACAAAGAAATTCAAGTGTTTTCTCACGTGATTCATATGGTTTCGAAAGTCATAGCAGATATCGAACCAACGGTAAATACGATGAAAGTTTTCGCTGATTCTTTCCCTGCAGGCACATTATCGGGCGCTCCAAAATTTAAGGCGATGGAATTATTGGATCAATACGAAAATCAAAACCGTGGAATTTACGGTGGGGCGATTGGGTATCTAGGATTTAATGGCGATATTAATATGGCGATTGCGATCCGAACATTCGTCAGTAAACAGAATACATTGTATTTTCAAGCGGGTGCTGGAGTCGTTTCAAAATCCATCGAAGAAAACGAGTTACAAGAAGTTAATCACAAATTAGGCGCTTTACGCAAAGCCATTCAATTAGCAGAAAACATTTAA
- a CDS encoding aminodeoxychorismate/anthranilate synthase component II: MKILVLDNYDSFTYNIVHALRKFTDNIDVFRNDEIALEDAEQYDKILLSPVPGIPDEANLLKPIIEKYATTKSILGICLGQQAIGEVFGGTLLNTQEVFHGVQSKIEVVHLDEILFQNMPSHLQVGRYHSWVVSNENFPDTLEITAKGPKGEVMALRHKTYDVRGVQFHPESILTPEGEQMIENWLKA; encoded by the coding sequence ATGAAAATTTTAGTTTTAGACAATTACGATTCGTTTACTTATAATATCGTTCACGCACTACGCAAATTCACGGATAATATTGATGTTTTTCGCAATGATGAAATTGCGTTGGAAGACGCCGAACAATACGATAAAATCTTACTTTCTCCTGTACCTGGAATTCCAGATGAGGCTAACTTACTAAAACCAATTATTGAGAAATATGCGACAACCAAATCGATTCTCGGAATTTGTTTAGGCCAACAAGCAATTGGTGAAGTTTTTGGAGGAACGTTATTGAATACACAAGAAGTTTTTCACGGCGTACAATCGAAGATTGAAGTCGTTCATTTGGATGAAATTTTATTTCAAAATATGCCTTCTCATTTACAAGTCGGTCGTTACCATTCTTGGGTGGTTTCAAATGAAAACTTTCCTGATACTTTAGAAATTACAGCGAAAGGACCTAAAGGTGAAGTAATGGCGTTAAGACATAAAACGTATGATGTGCGTGGTGTTCAGTTTCATCCGGAATCGATTTTAACACCAGAAGGTGAACAAATGATTGAAAACTGGTTAAAAGCTTAA